A single genomic interval of Acidovorax sp. 1608163 harbors:
- a CDS encoding symmetrical bis(5'-nucleosyl)-tetraphosphatase — MAIYCIGDIQGCDSALGRLLDSIGFSPSRDTVYLLGDLVNRGPESAAVLRRCAAHGDALRALLGNHDLHLLAAAHGARKPSKRDTLHHVLDAPDRDVLLQWLRHQPLTRQHEHAGETLLMVHAGVLPQWTAQDALALADEVHAVLKGPDLPDFLHQMYGNLPDRWSSALQGTDRLRVIVNAFTRLRFCSPEGVMDFESTESAASAPAGLVPWFEAPGRRTANTVMAFGHWSTLGWLNRPHLLGLDTGCVWGGCLSAVRFGSTLAQRELIQVHCEQAQAPGN, encoded by the coding sequence ATGGCTATTTACTGCATCGGCGACATTCAAGGCTGCGACAGCGCATTGGGCAGGCTTTTGGATAGCATTGGTTTTTCACCCAGCCGCGACACCGTTTACCTGTTGGGCGACCTGGTCAACCGCGGCCCCGAATCGGCGGCCGTGCTGCGCCGCTGCGCCGCCCATGGCGACGCGCTGCGCGCGCTGCTCGGAAACCACGACCTGCACCTGCTGGCGGCCGCCCATGGCGCGCGCAAGCCCTCCAAGCGCGACACGCTCCACCACGTGCTGGACGCCCCAGACCGGGATGTACTACTGCAGTGGCTGCGCCACCAACCCCTGACACGCCAGCACGAACATGCGGGCGAAACGCTGCTGATGGTGCACGCAGGCGTATTGCCGCAGTGGACGGCGCAAGACGCACTGGCTTTGGCCGATGAAGTGCATGCTGTATTGAAGGGCCCCGACCTGCCTGATTTTTTGCACCAGATGTACGGCAACCTGCCTGACCGCTGGAGCAGCGCCCTGCAAGGCACCGATCGGCTGCGGGTGATCGTCAACGCCTTCACGCGCCTGCGCTTTTGCTCGCCAGAGGGGGTGATGGATTTTGAAAGTACCGAAAGCGCAGCCAGCGCCCCGGCAGGCTTGGTGCCATGGTTCGAAGCACCAGGCCGCCGCACAGCAAACACGGTGATGGCCTTTGGCCATTGGTCCACGCTGGGCTGGTTGAACCGCCCTCACCTGCTGGGGCTGGACACAGGCTGCGTCTGGGGCGGCTGCCTCAGCGCTGTGCGGTTCGGCAGCACGCTGGCACAGCGCGAGTTGATCCAGGTGCATTGCGAACAAGCCCAGGCACCGGGCAATTGA
- a CDS encoding FAD:protein FMN transferase, giving the protein MRHKAFSSAVPALGRRRLVMAVPLLGGLAWAWSGRAAALEAAPGAVQGVVLRDRQTLLGTAVDIVVQGTDTAELRQAVDQAFARMQTLQALFSRFEPHSAVRRIGDAAGVRAVPVPPVVMGVLQEAQRVSAATGGAFDATVGGLKAWHFGAGEQRMPDAREVARQLQYVNAGALVLDARAGTAFLQRPGMALDLGGIAKLPILEAGMQVLQAHGIANAMVNGGGDVLVQGQLQGRPWRVGLRDPRAPSQLLGAVALQGPAVVASSGDYERCFMHAGQRQHHVLDPHTGWPTQGVHGVSLVARSVAEVNGLGTAMMVRGPEAGRALAEQTPGLAVLMARSDGSIWQSAAMQRRLVSV; this is encoded by the coding sequence ATGCGGCACAAAGCCTTCTCCTCTGCGGTGCCTGCCCTAGGGCGTCGGCGCTTGGTCATGGCGGTGCCGCTGCTGGGCGGCTTGGCCTGGGCTTGGTCAGGCCGTGCCGCTGCGCTGGAGGCCGCGCCAGGTGCCGTGCAAGGCGTTGTCCTGCGCGACCGCCAGACACTGCTGGGCACGGCGGTGGATATCGTGGTGCAAGGCACGGATACGGCTGAGCTGCGGCAAGCGGTGGACCAGGCCTTTGCCCGCATGCAGACGCTGCAGGCCTTGTTCAGCCGCTTTGAACCCCACAGTGCAGTGCGCCGCATCGGCGATGCTGCGGGCGTGCGCGCAGTGCCGGTGCCGCCGGTGGTGATGGGCGTGCTGCAAGAGGCCCAGCGCGTGTCTGCCGCGACCGGAGGCGCTTTTGATGCCACCGTGGGTGGTCTCAAGGCCTGGCATTTTGGGGCGGGTGAGCAGCGCATGCCCGATGCCCGCGAAGTGGCTCGCCAGTTGCAGTACGTCAATGCCGGGGCGCTGGTGCTGGATGCGCGTGCTGGCACAGCGTTTTTGCAGCGGCCCGGCATGGCGCTGGACTTGGGGGGCATTGCCAAGCTGCCGATTCTGGAAGCGGGCATGCAGGTTTTGCAGGCGCATGGCATAGCCAACGCCATGGTCAACGGTGGTGGTGATGTGCTGGTGCAAGGCCAGTTGCAGGGCCGACCGTGGCGCGTGGGGCTGCGCGACCCGCGTGCACCGTCGCAGTTGCTAGGGGCTGTGGCGTTGCAAGGCCCCGCCGTGGTGGCGTCGTCAGGCGACTACGAGCGCTGCTTCATGCATGCGGGGCAGCGCCAACACCATGTGCTGGACCCCCACACGGGCTGGCCTACGCAAGGCGTGCACGGCGTGAGCCTGGTGGCCCGCTCGGTGGCCGAAGTCAACGGCCTGGGCACTGCCATGATGGTGCGGGGCCCCGAGGCCGGCCGGGCTCTGGCTGAGCAAACCCCGGGCCTGGCAGTGCTGATGGCGCGAAGCGATGGCAGCATTTGGCAGTCTGCGGCAATGCAGCGCAGGCTGGTGTCGGTGTAG
- a CDS encoding cytochrome c5 family protein, with amino-acid sequence MKKISMVCAAAALALTLVGCGDKKPAEAPAAAAPAPAVAAAPAAPAAPENTVGKSVYGKTCAMCHAAGVAGAPKPGDKADWGPRIAQGKDVLYKHAREGFTGAKGMMPARGGGASLTDDEVKAAVDFMADQSI; translated from the coding sequence ATGAAAAAAATTTCCATGGTGTGTGCGGCGGCGGCTTTGGCGTTGACCCTGGTCGGATGTGGTGACAAGAAGCCTGCGGAAGCCCCAGCGGCAGCGGCACCGGCCCCTGCGGTGGCAGCTGCGCCTGCAGCCCCCGCTGCGCCAGAAAACACAGTAGGCAAATCGGTGTACGGCAAAACCTGCGCGATGTGCCACGCCGCCGGTGTGGCCGGCGCCCCCAAGCCCGGGGACAAGGCCGACTGGGGCCCCCGCATTGCGCAGGGCAAAGACGTGTTGTACAAGCACGCCCGCGAAGGCTTTACCGGTGCCAAGGGCATGATGCCGGCCCGTGGCGGCGGCGCCAGCCTGACGGACGATGAAGTCAAGGCCGCTGTGGACTTCATGGCCGATCAATCCATCTGA
- the nosZ gene encoding TAT-dependent nitrous-oxide reductase: MSDKKDLQPANAGLGRRSFINTAALVGLTAGVAACTEKPSAATPAAPASAAPAASHAAGGANPHLKPGELDTYYGLWSGGHTGDMRVLGLPSGREITRIPCFVPDALVGWGITNESKAVMGTKADGHLEYTVADTHHTHASYKDGNYDGRYAWINDKINSRIARIRLDYFVCDKITKLPNVQGFHGIFPDKADPVDPAINYTTRVFCGGEFAIPMPNTGTEDSSKYRSMFSCVDAETMEVRWQVLIDGNCDLVATSYDGKLAATNQYNTEMGAKYEDMMSAERDACLFFNVGRIEAAVKAGKFKTIGTSKVPVVDGTHEANKDPKTALTAYVSVPKNPHGVNASPDGKYFICAGKLSPTGTVIELAKVLDYFDGKLEKLDSAIVAEVELGLGPLHTAFDGRGNAYTTLFLDSQVVKWNVEAAIKFHAGDKTAKYVVDRLDVQYQPGHLNASQSETKAADGKILAVGCKFSKDRFLPVGPLHPENEQLIDISGEKMVLLADHPVRGEPHDFIIFKRDLVRPKQVYTLDEFPLAVKDPKESGVFRNGKKVTVKMTSQAPAFSLREFKLKKGDEVTLILTNLDKIEDLTHGFAIPNYNVNFIVNPLETKSVSFVADKPGVFWCYCTHFCHALHLEMRTRMIVEG; encoded by the coding sequence ATGAGCGATAAAAAAGACCTGCAACCCGCCAACGCCGGCCTGGGCCGACGCAGCTTCATCAACACCGCCGCCCTCGTGGGCCTGACCGCAGGTGTGGCCGCCTGCACCGAAAAGCCCAGTGCTGCCACCCCTGCAGCACCGGCATCGGCAGCCCCCGCCGCCAGCCACGCGGCCGGCGGAGCCAACCCCCACCTCAAGCCCGGCGAACTGGACACCTACTACGGTCTGTGGAGCGGCGGCCACACGGGCGACATGCGCGTACTGGGTCTGCCCTCGGGCCGCGAAATCACACGCATCCCCTGCTTCGTGCCTGACGCCCTGGTGGGCTGGGGCATCACCAACGAGTCCAAGGCGGTGATGGGCACCAAGGCCGATGGTCACCTCGAATACACGGTGGCCGACACCCACCACACCCATGCCTCGTACAAGGACGGCAACTACGACGGCCGCTACGCCTGGATCAACGACAAGATCAACAGCCGCATCGCGCGCATCCGCCTCGATTACTTCGTGTGCGACAAGATCACCAAGCTGCCCAACGTGCAGGGCTTTCACGGCATCTTCCCGGACAAGGCCGACCCGGTGGACCCGGCCATCAACTACACCACGCGCGTGTTCTGCGGCGGTGAGTTCGCGATTCCCATGCCCAACACGGGCACCGAAGACTCCAGTAAATACCGCTCCATGTTCAGCTGCGTGGATGCAGAAACGATGGAAGTGCGCTGGCAAGTGCTGATCGACGGCAACTGCGACCTGGTGGCCACGTCGTACGACGGCAAGCTGGCCGCCACCAACCAGTACAACACCGAGATGGGCGCGAAGTACGAGGACATGATGTCCGCCGAGCGCGACGCCTGCCTGTTCTTCAACGTGGGCCGCATCGAAGCCGCCGTGAAGGCCGGCAAGTTCAAGACCATCGGCACCAGCAAGGTGCCTGTGGTGGACGGCACGCACGAAGCCAACAAGGACCCCAAGACCGCCCTCACGGCCTATGTGTCGGTGCCCAAGAACCCGCACGGCGTGAACGCCAGCCCCGATGGCAAGTACTTCATCTGCGCCGGCAAGCTCTCGCCCACCGGCACCGTGATCGAGCTGGCTAAGGTGCTGGACTACTTTGACGGCAAGCTTGAAAAGCTGGACTCCGCCATCGTGGCCGAAGTGGAACTGGGCCTGGGCCCGCTGCACACCGCGTTCGACGGCCGTGGCAATGCCTACACCACCTTGTTCCTGGACAGCCAGGTCGTGAAGTGGAACGTGGAGGCTGCCATCAAGTTCCACGCAGGCGACAAGACCGCCAAGTACGTGGTGGACCGCCTCGATGTGCAATACCAGCCCGGCCACTTGAACGCCTCGCAGTCCGAAACCAAGGCCGCCGACGGCAAGATCCTGGCCGTGGGTTGCAAGTTCTCCAAGGACCGCTTCCTGCCCGTGGGCCCGCTGCACCCCGAGAACGAACAGCTCATCGACATCTCTGGCGAAAAGATGGTGCTGCTGGCCGACCACCCGGTGCGCGGCGAGCCCCATGACTTCATCATCTTCAAGCGCGACCTGGTGCGTCCCAAGCAGGTCTACACGCTCGACGAGTTCCCGCTGGCCGTCAAGGACCCCAAGGAGTCCGGCGTGTTCCGCAATGGCAAGAAGGTCACCGTGAAGATGACCTCGCAAGCCCCGGCGTTCAGCCTGCGCGAGTTCAAGCTCAAGAAGGGTGACGAGGTCACGCTGATCCTGACCAACCTGGACAAGATCGAAGACTTGACCCACGGCTTTGCGATCCCGAACTACAACGTGAACTTCATCGTGAACCCGCTGGAGACCAAGTCGGTGAGCTTCGTGGCCGACAAGCCCGGTGTGTTCTGGTGCTATTGCACGCACTTCTGCCATGCGCTGCATTTGGAAATGCGCACTCGGATGATTGTGGAGGGTTAA
- a CDS encoding NosR/NirI family protein — MISLRRQFATLLLVLLAALWLAPRAHAAAGAYEAELPAELSTARDMCALVPCKDVFPGASHFSERKGQPPYVEAYDNDSAQKKLLGYVMLSTDITDTPAYSGKPVVTLIGMDTQGRFVGVKVLKHSEPILLLGIPESALLKFNAQYLGKSVADKIEVGQSRPDENVLGLDAISGATVTVIAQNQVMMASGSAVARQVGILAPTVREPARYAETGKRLSWAELVQQGTVQRLRVLPEQVGLDKGPDPFIELWFGDLNHPDIGKSLLGDNGWNSLRLQLKEGEHAFFIVRTGGKESFKGSGFVRGGIYDRVQVRQGADSFTFRDLDALNLYGIEAAGAPSYNESVIFIIRSSAFSAAYPWKLSFLGNRVDRATGTRSFTSFDTPYWLPAATLQGGRPTIEEPDAPWVRVWKSRALEIALFAVLLVAVSVVYALREKLTRLSTHKNKWPVNAFKYSFWALSIGWIGFGAMAQPSITQVLTWFHSLLFQWTWSLFLSDPFIFLFWIFIIVTVFLFGRGLFCGWMCPFGSLQEGIYKIARAVGLKRFQTQLPQKWHDRLKWIKYAVFFGLLVVSMFSMGLAEKLAEVEPFKTTFLVGVLNRAWPYSLFVAAILGVSIFIERPYCKYICPLGASLGMPSTFRWFGLKRKQDCNSCKACAVGCGAQAIDADGRIDHRECLHCLDCMVLYTDTKGCPPLAKERKRREKDGLEITPIGANGYFIPIHPATVQDQISAKAAQGPDPRMPTTPAHPAHKAGSQGLRWIGLELVDHLWPWSREGWASGRGLQIAGFSLAIAASVAWVMTAMGTLSSGAIIGWWFGWSVYEVLIRLSGKRYVKDGPWWQGQYRRAGVMDMLSYVGFKNLLIGAALFLAIKAVVGLA; from the coding sequence ATGATTTCCCTCCGTCGGCAGTTCGCCACGCTTCTTCTGGTCTTGCTGGCAGCCCTTTGGCTGGCGCCGCGCGCGCATGCTGCGGCAGGCGCCTACGAGGCCGAGCTGCCTGCGGAACTCTCTACCGCGCGCGACATGTGCGCGCTGGTGCCGTGCAAGGACGTGTTTCCAGGCGCCAGCCATTTCTCTGAACGCAAGGGTCAGCCTCCCTACGTAGAGGCTTACGACAACGACAGCGCGCAAAAGAAGCTGCTGGGCTACGTGATGCTCTCCACCGACATCACAGACACCCCCGCCTACTCCGGCAAACCCGTGGTCACGCTGATCGGCATGGACACACAGGGCCGCTTTGTGGGCGTGAAGGTGCTCAAGCATTCCGAGCCCATCCTGCTGCTGGGCATTCCCGAATCCGCGCTGCTGAAATTCAACGCCCAGTACCTGGGCAAGTCGGTGGCCGACAAGATCGAGGTGGGCCAGTCGCGCCCCGATGAGAACGTGCTGGGCCTGGACGCCATCTCGGGTGCCACGGTCACCGTCATCGCGCAGAACCAGGTCATGATGGCCTCGGGCTCGGCTGTGGCGCGACAGGTGGGCATCCTTGCGCCCACGGTGCGCGAGCCCGCTCGCTATGCCGAGACCGGCAAGCGCCTGAGCTGGGCCGAACTGGTGCAACAAGGCACCGTGCAGCGCCTGCGGGTGCTGCCCGAACAGGTGGGCCTGGACAAAGGCCCCGACCCGTTCATCGAGCTGTGGTTTGGCGACCTGAACCACCCCGACATTGGCAAGAGCCTGCTGGGCGACAACGGCTGGAACAGCCTGCGCCTGCAGCTCAAGGAGGGCGAACACGCCTTCTTCATCGTCCGCACCGGTGGCAAGGAATCGTTCAAGGGCTCGGGCTTCGTGCGCGGCGGCATCTACGACCGCGTGCAGGTGCGCCAGGGCGCAGATTCATTCACCTTCCGCGACCTGGACGCGCTCAACCTGTACGGCATCGAGGCCGCAGGCGCACCCAGCTACAACGAGTCGGTCATCTTCATCATCCGCTCGAGTGCGTTCTCGGCGGCTTATCCGTGGAAGCTGAGCTTTCTGGGCAACCGCGTGGACCGGGCCACCGGCACGCGCAGCTTCACCAGCTTCGACACGCCCTACTGGCTGCCCGCCGCCACGCTGCAAGGCGGGCGCCCCACCATTGAGGAGCCCGATGCCCCCTGGGTGCGCGTGTGGAAGTCGCGTGCGCTGGAGATTGCGCTGTTTGCCGTGCTGCTGGTCGCCGTGAGCGTGGTCTACGCCCTGCGCGAAAAGCTCACCCGCCTGTCCACCCACAAGAACAAGTGGCCCGTCAACGCCTTCAAGTACAGCTTCTGGGCCCTCAGCATTGGCTGGATCGGCTTTGGCGCCATGGCGCAGCCCTCCATCACGCAGGTGCTGACCTGGTTCCATTCGCTGCTGTTCCAGTGGACCTGGTCGCTGTTCCTGTCCGACCCGTTCATCTTCCTGTTCTGGATCTTCATCATCGTCACGGTGTTCCTGTTCGGGCGCGGGTTGTTCTGCGGCTGGATGTGCCCGTTTGGCTCACTGCAGGAGGGCATCTACAAGATCGCGCGCGCGGTGGGCCTGAAGCGTTTTCAGACCCAGCTGCCGCAAAAGTGGCACGACCGGCTCAAGTGGATCAAGTACGCGGTGTTCTTCGGGTTGCTGGTGGTTTCGATGTTCTCGATGGGACTGGCTGAGAAGCTGGCCGAGGTGGAGCCGTTCAAGACCACCTTCCTCGTCGGTGTGCTGAACCGCGCCTGGCCCTACAGCCTGTTTGTGGCGGCCATCCTGGGCGTTTCGATCTTCATCGAGCGGCCCTATTGCAAATACATCTGCCCGCTGGGCGCCTCGCTGGGCATGCCCAGCACGTTCCGCTGGTTTGGCCTCAAGCGCAAGCAGGACTGCAACAGCTGCAAGGCCTGCGCCGTGGGCTGCGGCGCCCAGGCGATTGACGCCGATGGCCGCATCGACCACCGCGAGTGCCTGCACTGCCTCGACTGCATGGTGCTCTACACCGACACCAAGGGCTGCCCACCCCTGGCCAAGGAACGCAAGCGCCGCGAAAAGGATGGCCTGGAGATCACGCCCATCGGCGCCAACGGCTACTTCATCCCGATCCACCCTGCCACGGTGCAGGACCAGATCTCGGCCAAGGCCGCCCAGGGGCCCGACCCACGCATGCCCACAACGCCTGCACACCCCGCCCACAAGGCTGGAAGCCAAGGCCTGCGCTGGATCGGGCTGGAGCTGGTGGACCACCTGTGGCCCTGGAGCCGCGAAGGCTGGGCCTCAGGCCGTGGCCTGCAAATCGCGGGCTTCTCGCTGGCCATCGCCGCCAGCGTGGCCTGGGTGATGACCGCCATGGGCACGTTGTCGTCGGGCGCCATCATCGGCTGGTGGTTTGGCTGGAGCGTGTACGAGGTACTGATCCGACTGTCGGGCAAGCGCTATGTGAAGGACGGCCCCTGGTGGCAGGGCCAGTACCGCCGGGCGGGCGTGATGGACATGCTGAGCTACGTGGGCTTCAAGAACCTGCTGATCGGCGCGGCGCTGTTCCTGGCCATCAAGGCCGTGGTGGGATTGGCGTGA